From Microcystis aeruginosa NIES-2549, a single genomic window includes:
- a CDS encoding DUF4276 family protein, whose amino-acid sequence MAKKIKQIIIALATEGSSDHRFLTNIIQRTFERVAFDDEQEIEIFDPICLPQISGENIREKAKKYAIQAVEKGAMVLCFHADADDKTDENAFKERIDPAFNAIKSDERDLCKNLVAIVPIQMTEAWILADKELLKKELCTKKSDSELAIDKDPESFSNPKETIKNAINKAREGITKRYRNKLKIDDLYSQIGTKIPLSKLESLSSYKKFEKSVRDIFPQLTKVNNIEDNPDET is encoded by the coding sequence ATGGCAAAAAAAATCAAACAAATAATTATTGCCTTAGCTACAGAAGGCAGTTCCGATCATAGATTTTTAACGAATATTATTCAGCGCACTTTCGAGAGAGTTGCTTTTGACGATGAACAAGAAATAGAAATTTTTGACCCAATTTGTCTTCCACAAATCTCTGGCGAAAATATCCGAGAAAAAGCTAAAAAATACGCAATTCAAGCGGTGGAGAAGGGAGCAATGGTTTTGTGCTTCCATGCAGACGCAGATGATAAAACAGATGAAAACGCATTTAAGGAAAGAATTGATCCGGCTTTTAATGCTATTAAATCAGACGAGCGAGACTTATGTAAAAATTTAGTTGCTATCGTTCCAATACAAATGACTGAAGCCTGGATATTAGCAGACAAAGAATTACTAAAAAAAGAATTGTGTACAAAGAAAAGTGATAGTGAGTTAGCAATCGATAAAGATCCCGAATCTTTTAGCAATCCGAAAGAAACGATTAAAAATGCCATCAATAAAGCCAGAGAAGGTATTACTAAACGCTATCGAAATAAACTAAAAATTGACGATTTATATTCACAGATTGGTACAAAAATCCCATTGTCGAAATTAGAATCCTTATCTTCCTACAAAAAATTTGAAAAGTCAGTACGAGATATTTTTCCACAATTAACGAAAGTCAACAATATAGAAGATAATCCTGATGAAACGTGA
- a CDS encoding thioredoxin family protein: MILSVNEKSFPKLVLESSRPVLVHFWAPWCGLCRLIQPTLLSWQNDCQGAIQLVGVNADDNFKLANSFRLRSLPTLILFDQGVPVHRLEEIHSREELHQTLRLIVKNQIPRSA, from the coding sequence ATGATCCTATCTGTCAACGAAAAGAGCTTCCCTAAGCTAGTTTTAGAATCTTCTCGTCCGGTCCTCGTGCATTTTTGGGCTCCCTGGTGTGGTTTATGTCGTTTAATCCAACCCACCCTCTTGTCTTGGCAAAATGACTGTCAAGGTGCGATTCAATTAGTCGGTGTCAATGCCGATGATAATTTTAAATTAGCTAATAGTTTTCGTCTGCGTAGTCTGCCTACTTTAATTCTCTTCGATCAAGGTGTTCCCGTTCATCGTCTGGAGGAAATTCACAGTCGCGAGGAATTGCATCAAACCCTGCGACTAATAGTCAAAAATCAAATCCCGCGTTCAGCTTAA
- a CDS encoding AAA family ATPase yields MITYIKIHGFKSFHNFEMEFTPLTVVAGVNASGKSNLFDALQLLTRLAEVDLKTAFSEQRGHPSELFTQYDEDDYATEMEFIVEMLVNRKVKDNWGGEVDLKYTRLRYQLKIKRESNISGFENLYIVDERLENLKHNEDNWVKNYIPKTVLETWRPKVTGRRAIPYIKTEDINGIATIVVPQDGQQGNKKVFPAKNASQTVLSSINTIDFKHILAAKQEMLSWKFMQLNPEDLREPTRQDMGIRDTITASGKNLAAALFRIKQDDEYTLTAISRDLNNLLPNLTEVNVYDDKANRQFIIKVKGDDGREFSSRVLSEGTLRLLTLCVLQYDRQHTGLLCFEEPENGIHPFRIEAMARLLKELTVDFEDTEMPLRQVIVNTHSPVLVSQLINWQDDKNVSIWLSQLTNRISTIEGKRIKMKSSNFHPVIKDNKKQLTLFLSENEAKLTLSEVVEYLKTADAESAIKNIKNQQNQLM; encoded by the coding sequence ATGATTACTTATATTAAAATTCATGGCTTTAAATCCTTTCATAATTTTGAAATGGAATTTACGCCGCTTACTGTAGTTGCTGGGGTTAATGCTTCTGGTAAGAGTAATTTATTTGATGCTTTGCAATTGTTGACGCGGTTGGCAGAAGTGGATCTGAAGACGGCTTTTAGCGAGCAGCGAGGACATCCTAGCGAACTTTTTACCCAATATGATGAGGACGACTACGCCACGGAAATGGAATTTATAGTGGAAATGTTAGTCAATCGCAAAGTAAAAGATAATTGGGGTGGGGAAGTCGATCTTAAATATACAAGATTACGGTATCAATTAAAAATTAAACGAGAGTCTAATATAAGTGGCTTTGAAAACTTGTATATTGTTGATGAACGTTTAGAAAATTTAAAGCACAATGAAGATAATTGGGTAAAAAATTATATTCCTAAGACAGTATTGGAAACTTGGCGACCAAAAGTAACGGGTAGGAGAGCCATTCCTTATATTAAGACTGAAGATATTAATGGTATTGCTACCATTGTTGTACCTCAAGACGGTCAACAAGGAAATAAAAAAGTATTTCCCGCAAAAAACGCATCACAAACTGTTTTAAGCAGCATTAATACTATAGATTTTAAACATATATTAGCCGCCAAACAAGAAATGCTGAGTTGGAAGTTTATGCAGCTTAATCCCGAAGATTTGCGAGAACCTACTCGTCAAGATATGGGCATCAGAGATACAATAACAGCAAGCGGAAAGAATTTAGCCGCTGCTTTATTTCGCATTAAACAAGATGATGAATATACCCTCACAGCAATTTCCCGTGATCTCAATAATCTGCTACCGAATCTTACAGAAGTTAATGTTTATGACGACAAAGCAAATCGACAATTTATTATCAAGGTAAAAGGTGATGATGGTCGGGAGTTTTCTTCAAGAGTGCTTTCCGAAGGAACCCTACGTTTATTAACATTATGTGTCCTGCAATACGACCGACAACACACAGGATTACTGTGTTTTGAAGAGCCAGAAAATGGCATTCATCCTTTTCGTATTGAAGCAATGGCAAGATTATTAAAAGAGCTAACTGTCGATTTTGAAGATACTGAAATGCCTTTACGCCAAGTAATAGTGAACACTCATTCTCCGGTTCTGGTGAGTCAATTAATTAATTGGCAAGATGATAAAAATGTCAGCATTTGGCTTTCTCAACTTACCAATCGAATATCCACTATTGAAGGGAAGCGAATTAAGATGAAAAGCAGTAATTTTCACCCTGTTATCAAAGATAATAAAAAGCAATTAACCTTATTTTTATCCGAAAATGAGGCCAAGCTAACTCTCTCGGAAGTTGTCGAATATCTAAAAACTGCTGATGCTGAAAGTGCGATTAAAAATATTAAAAATCAACAAAACCAATTAATGTAA
- a CDS encoding NnrU family protein — protein sequence MAFASHWVMLGLLLGFAVAHSGLASLRMGGEAIIGARLYRVLFALVSIPLAVILVVYFFNHRYDGWLLWQVQGVTGVKTLVWILSAISFFFLYPATFNLLEIAAIQKPQVHLYETGILRVTRHPQMVGQVIWCIAHTLWLGTSFTLLTSLGLIAHHLFAVWHGDRRLEDRYGEAFLKVKERTSVVPFLAIIDGRQSLKWQEFLRPAYLGVTGFILLLWWGHPWLMQATSKIYW from the coding sequence GTGGCATTCGCTAGTCATTGGGTCATGTTAGGTTTATTACTGGGTTTTGCTGTTGCCCATAGCGGATTAGCCAGTTTACGAATGGGGGGAGAAGCTATCATCGGTGCGCGACTGTATCGGGTATTATTTGCCCTTGTGAGTATCCCTCTAGCAGTAATTTTAGTAGTTTATTTCTTCAATCATCGTTATGATGGTTGGCTTCTCTGGCAAGTACAGGGAGTAACCGGAGTTAAAACCCTAGTTTGGATACTTTCGGCCATTTCTTTTTTCTTTCTCTATCCTGCCACCTTTAACCTGCTGGAGATCGCCGCTATCCAAAAACCCCAGGTTCATCTCTACGAAACCGGCATTCTGCGCGTTACCCGTCATCCCCAGATGGTAGGACAGGTGATCTGGTGTATTGCCCATACCCTCTGGTTAGGGACAAGCTTTACCCTATTAACTTCCCTGGGTTTAATTGCTCATCATCTTTTTGCTGTCTGGCATGGCGATCGCCGGTTAGAAGACCGTTACGGAGAGGCATTTTTAAAGGTCAAAGAACGCACCTCAGTGGTTCCCTTTTTAGCGATTATCGATGGTCGGCAAAGTCTAAAATGGCAAGAATTCCTTCGTCCTGCCTATCTAGGAGTAACAGGGTTTATTCTACTCCTCTGGTGGGGTCATCCTTGGCTAATGCAAGCAACAAGTAAAATTTATTGGTGA
- a CDS encoding (2Fe-2S) ferredoxin domain-containing protein, whose product MSYPQKRFVMVCQHSSCSVQGASELLLAWQTAALPEDVIVMTSGCQGQCSTSPTVRIIPEETWYCRVKPEDVSQIVEEHLKNGQPVERLLHPRIHAQ is encoded by the coding sequence ATGTCTTATCCCCAAAAGCGATTTGTGATGGTCTGTCAGCATTCTTCCTGTTCGGTGCAGGGTGCGTCCGAGCTTCTTTTAGCTTGGCAAACGGCAGCTCTCCCAGAAGATGTCATCGTTATGACCAGTGGTTGTCAAGGACAGTGTAGCACTAGCCCCACGGTGAGAATTATTCCCGAAGAAACTTGGTACTGTCGTGTTAAACCAGAGGATGTCAGTCAGATTGTCGAGGAACATTTAAAAAACGGTCAACCGGTCGAGCGTTTACTCCATCCACGCATTCACGCTCAATAG
- the infC gene encoding translation initiation factor IF-3 codes for MIDKRRTTRDLPQINERIRFPEIRVIDSDGSQLGIITPAEALRVAEEKELDLVLVSETAIPPVCRIMDYGKYKFEQEKKAREAKKKQHTADIKEVKMRYKIDEHDYNVRVNQAQRFLKAGDKVKATITFRGREIQHSNLAEELLARMAKDLEDVAEVQQAPKKEGRNMMMMLSPKK; via the coding sequence GTGATAGATAAAAGACGCACTACTCGCGATCTCCCCCAAATTAACGAAAGAATCCGCTTTCCCGAAATCCGCGTTATCGATAGCGACGGCTCTCAACTGGGAATTATTACTCCTGCCGAAGCTTTGCGCGTGGCCGAAGAAAAGGAACTTGATCTCGTCCTCGTCAGTGAAACGGCAATTCCTCCCGTTTGCCGGATTATGGACTATGGCAAATACAAGTTTGAACAGGAGAAAAAAGCGCGTGAAGCCAAGAAAAAACAGCATACAGCCGATATAAAAGAAGTTAAAATGCGCTATAAAATCGATGAGCATGACTACAACGTGCGAGTCAACCAAGCGCAACGTTTTTTAAAAGCGGGAGATAAGGTAAAAGCGACGATTACCTTCCGAGGTCGAGAAATTCAACACTCTAACCTAGCGGAAGAATTACTGGCTCGCATGGCCAAGGATTTAGAGGATGTAGCTGAGGTACAGCAAGCACCAAAAAAAGAAGGTCGTAACATGATGATGATGTTATCGCCGAAAAAATAA